The Synechocystis sp. PCC 7509 genome includes a window with the following:
- a CDS encoding anthranilate synthase, producing the protein MMFDSHCYTTKSGINVSRKATEVALETALEDILWSLNSQRGGLLGSSYEYPGRYKRWAMGFVNPPLELSTCDRNFTIKALNKRGKILIAFLAEKLTKKSQLETITVDANCIAGSIVQSDRLFAEEERSRQPSAFSIVREILHAFYSHEDEHLGLYGAFGYDLVYQFESVPKTQTRPEDQRDLVLYLPDELVIVDYYLQSAYLLQYEFETQYGNTTGLPRLGEAIDYRGSRAIVERNVDHAPGEYASKVHTALEYFRRGDLFEVVPSQNFYAACEEAPSKLFQTLQQINPSPYGFIFNLGGEYLIGASPEMFVRVEGKRIETCPISGTISRGQNAIDDADQILILLNSGKDAAELTMCTDVDRNDKSRICEPGSVRVIGRRQIELYSHLIHTVDHVEGLLRPEFDALDAFLTHTWAVTVTGAPKRAAMQFLEQHEHSVRRWYGGAVGCLTFNGDLNTGLILRTIRLKDSIAEVRAGATVLYDSIAEAEEQETRTKAAALFETISRAKIIPNSSLPNNEYVSISDPGVQGKTKRVLLIDYEDSFVHTLANYLRQTGATVTTLRHGFAESVLDDEDPDLVVLSPGPGRPDDFGVPDTVKACVRRQLPIFGVCLGLQGIVEAFGGELGVLDYPQHGKSSRIIVTDPDSGTFQGLPESFEVGRYHSLFALPQKLPPELKVTAISHDDVIMGIEHQTLPIAAVQFHPESIMSLAGEVGLAIIANIVCTYAKDRPPQHQVLNGIVFSNS; encoded by the coding sequence ATGATGTTTGACTCCCACTGCTATACAACCAAAAGCGGCATTAATGTATCGCGCAAAGCTACTGAAGTAGCGCTAGAGACAGCTTTAGAAGATATTTTATGGAGTCTCAACTCTCAAAGAGGAGGCTTATTAGGTAGTAGTTACGAATATCCAGGAAGATACAAAAGATGGGCGATGGGATTTGTAAACCCACCCTTGGAATTAAGTACGTGTGATCGCAATTTTACAATTAAAGCTCTAAACAAACGCGGTAAAATTCTAATTGCTTTTTTAGCGGAGAAATTAACCAAAAAGTCCCAACTTGAAACTATTACTGTAGACGCAAATTGTATTGCAGGTTCAATTGTACAAAGCGATCGCTTATTTGCTGAAGAAGAACGTAGCAGACAACCATCTGCTTTTAGCATTGTCCGCGAAATTCTCCATGCTTTTTATAGTCACGAAGACGAACATTTGGGGCTATACGGCGCGTTTGGTTACGACTTAGTTTATCAATTTGAGTCTGTACCCAAAACCCAAACTAGACCAGAAGATCAGCGCGATTTAGTTCTGTATTTGCCCGATGAATTAGTAATAGTTGATTACTACTTGCAAAGTGCTTATCTATTGCAGTACGAATTTGAAACCCAGTACGGAAATACAACAGGGTTGCCAAGATTAGGGGAAGCAATTGATTATAGAGGAAGTCGCGCGATCGTAGAGCGCAACGTCGATCACGCACCCGGCGAATATGCAAGCAAAGTGCATACAGCCTTAGAATACTTTCGCCGAGGCGATTTGTTTGAAGTTGTCCCTAGTCAAAACTTCTACGCCGCTTGTGAAGAAGCACCCAGTAAGTTATTTCAAACATTACAGCAAATCAATCCTAGCCCTTACGGTTTTATATTTAACTTGGGGGGAGAGTATTTAATTGGCGCATCGCCAGAAATGTTTGTCAGAGTAGAAGGAAAAAGAATTGAAACTTGCCCGATTAGCGGCACAATTAGCCGGGGACAAAATGCGATCGATGATGCCGATCAAATTTTGATCTTACTCAACTCTGGCAAAGACGCAGCCGAATTAACCATGTGTACGGATGTAGACCGCAACGACAAATCAAGAATTTGCGAACCAGGTTCAGTACGAGTAATTGGACGACGACAAATTGAACTATATAGCCACTTAATTCACACGGTAGACCACGTAGAAGGCTTACTAAGACCGGAATTTGATGCTTTAGATGCTTTTTTGACCCACACTTGGGCAGTGACGGTTACCGGCGCACCAAAACGAGCAGCAATGCAATTTTTAGAACAGCACGAGCATAGCGTCCGGCGGTGGTACGGTGGGGCGGTAGGCTGTTTGACATTTAATGGCGACTTGAATACAGGTTTAATTTTGCGCACAATTAGACTAAAAGACTCCATCGCGGAAGTTAGAGCCGGGGCTACGGTGCTTTATGATTCTATAGCCGAAGCAGAGGAACAAGAAACCAGAACCAAAGCCGCCGCCTTATTTGAGACAATTAGCCGCGCCAAGATTATCCCCAACAGCAGCTTACCTAACAATGAATATGTAAGTATTAGCGATCCTGGGGTTCAGGGAAAAACCAAGCGTGTTTTATTAATTGACTACGAAGACTCGTTTGTTCACACCTTAGCTAATTACCTGCGTCAAACTGGGGCAACAGTAACTACCTTACGTCATGGTTTTGCTGAGTCAGTTTTGGACGACGAAGATCCCGATTTAGTTGTCTTATCTCCGGGTCCTGGTAGACCTGATGATTTTGGCGTACCAGATACTGTAAAAGCTTGCGTTCGTCGGCAATTGCCAATTTTTGGGGTTTGTTTGGGTTTGCAAGGAATTGTGGAAGCTTTCGGCGGTGAATTGGGAGTTTTAGATTATCCTCAACATGGCAAATCATCGCGGATTATAGTCACAGATCCAGACTCTGGGACATTTCAAGGTTTACCAGAATCTTTTGAAGTAGGTAGATACCACTCTTTATTTGCTTTACCGCAAAAACTTCCCCCAGAACTAAAAGTAACCGCAATCTCCCATGACGACGTAATTATGGGCATTGAACACCAAACCTTACCCATTGCGGCGGTACAGTTTCATCCAGAATCAATTATGAGTCTAGCTGGAGAAGTTGGATTAGCAATTATTGCCAATATTGTTTGCACTTACGCCAAAGACAGACCTCCACAACACCAAGTATTAAACGGTATAGTGTTTTCCAATTCCTAG
- the trpA gene encoding tryptophan synthase subunit alpha, whose protein sequence is MNAISQRLKTLRQAKQCALIPFITAGDPDLETTAAALKVLDRNGADLIELGVPYSDPLADGPVIQAAATRALHKGTKLEQVLEIVAKVSPEIQAPIILFTYYNPILNRGIKPFLEQIAKVGVKGLVVPDLPLEEADELLEAAAKVGIEVILLVAPTSSETRIKAISAKSQGFIYLVSVTGVTGMRSQIQSRVKDLLVEMREVTDKPIGVGFGISKPEQAKQVMEWGADAVIVGSAFVRALETGTPTEGLQAVEKLCQELKSAIAPVKQPVASL, encoded by the coding sequence ATGAATGCTATTTCCCAACGCCTCAAAACTTTACGCCAAGCTAAACAATGCGCTTTAATTCCCTTTATTACAGCAGGAGATCCAGATTTAGAAACCACCGCCGCAGCTTTAAAGGTGCTAGATCGTAACGGTGCAGACTTAATTGAATTAGGTGTTCCCTATTCCGACCCTTTAGCCGATGGCCCAGTAATTCAAGCCGCCGCCACTCGCGCTCTGCACAAAGGTACAAAATTAGAACAGGTACTAGAAATAGTTGCCAAAGTTAGCCCCGAAATTCAAGCGCCAATTATTTTATTTACTTACTACAACCCAATTTTGAACCGGGGAATTAAACCATTTTTAGAGCAAATCGCTAAAGTGGGGGTTAAAGGTTTAGTAGTACCAGATTTACCTTTAGAAGAAGCAGACGAGTTATTAGAAGCTGCGGCTAAAGTGGGAATTGAAGTAATTTTGTTAGTTGCGCCGACAAGTTCGGAAACTAGAATTAAAGCAATCTCAGCTAAATCTCAAGGCTTTATTTATTTAGTTAGTGTTACTGGAGTAACGGGAATGCGAAGTCAAATCCAAAGCCGAGTCAAAGATTTATTGGTGGAAATGCGCGAAGTTACAGATAAGCCAATTGGCGTTGGTTTTGGTATTTCTAAACCCGAACAAGCAAAGCAAGTAATGGAATGGGGCGCAGACGCGGTAATTGTTGGTAGTGCTTTTGTTAGAGCGTTAGAAACCGGAACGCCAACAGAGGGATTGCAAGCCGTAGAAAAACTGTGTCAAGAATTAAAAAGTGCGATCGCGCCCGTAAAACAACCTGTTGCATCACTTTAA
- the eboE gene encoding metabolite traffic protein EboE, translating into MQIGKDNIHLTYCTNIHPGEGWNEVFANLKHYIPVLKSRLSPENSFGIGLRLANIAAKELLEKDNLTQFQSWLTNQDLYVFTLNGFPYGGFHHQVVKDAVYSPDWSTQERLDYTINLAKILSALLPQGMEGGISTLPISYKPWWKGDRIAESHIFNSSCLNLASLTAELITIRQQTGKLIHLDIEPEPDGLLENTTEVIDFFTNWLLPVSGAILSKSLGISPKLAKTQLLEHIRICYDTCHFAVEYENPATVFARFQDSDIKIGKIQLSAAIKVALPTNREVLLARLCPFAESTYLHQVIERYSDGSLHHYPDLVTALPHLKNSKAQEWRSHFHVPIFIHDYQLLQSTQDDIVAVLQLLQANPVCQHLEIETYTWDVLPPEMKIDILASIQREYEWVLQKGLAIQPQPAAIS; encoded by the coding sequence ATGCAAATCGGTAAAGACAATATCCATCTAACTTACTGCACTAATATTCATCCTGGCGAAGGTTGGAATGAAGTTTTTGCCAATTTAAAGCATTATATCCCTGTTCTAAAGTCGCGCTTATCTCCAGAAAACTCTTTTGGGATTGGACTGCGTTTAGCAAACATTGCTGCAAAAGAACTATTAGAAAAAGATAATTTAACTCAATTTCAGTCTTGGTTAACAAATCAAGACTTGTATGTATTTACTCTCAATGGCTTTCCTTATGGCGGATTTCATCACCAAGTTGTCAAAGATGCCGTTTATTCGCCGGATTGGTCTACACAAGAACGTTTAGATTACACAATCAATTTAGCTAAAATTCTCTCCGCTTTATTACCTCAAGGTATGGAAGGGGGGATTTCTACTTTACCTATATCTTACAAACCCTGGTGGAAAGGCGATCGCATTGCCGAAAGTCACATTTTCAATTCTAGTTGTCTTAATCTTGCTTCCCTCACTGCTGAATTAATCACAATTCGCCAGCAAACCGGGAAACTCATACATCTAGATATAGAACCTGAACCCGATGGATTGCTCGAAAATACAACAGAAGTAATTGATTTTTTTACTAACTGGTTACTCCCAGTTAGCGGCGCAATTCTATCTAAATCTTTGGGTATCTCTCCCAAATTAGCCAAGACGCAATTACTCGAACATATTCGTATTTGCTACGATACTTGTCATTTTGCAGTGGAATACGAAAACCCGGCTACGGTTTTTGCTCGTTTTCAGGACTCTGACATCAAAATCGGTAAAATTCAGCTAAGTGCAGCAATAAAAGTTGCTTTACCTACAAATAGAGAGGTTTTACTAGCACGTTTGTGTCCTTTTGCTGAATCTACTTACTTGCATCAAGTTATCGAACGTTACTCAGATGGTTCATTGCATCATTACCCCGATTTAGTTACAGCTTTACCACATCTAAAAAATTCAAAAGCTCAAGAATGGCGATCGCATTTTCACGTACCTATTTTTATCCACGATTATCAACTTTTGCAATCTACCCAAGATGATATTGTGGCAGTTTTGCAATTACTCCAAGCAAATCCTGTTTGTCAGCATCTAGAAATTGAAACCTATACTTGGGATGTTTTACCACCAGAAATGAAAATCGATATACTCGCATCTATCCAAAGAGAGTATGAGTGGGTATTACAAAAAGGCTTGGCGATTCAACCACAACCTGCTGCGATCTCCTAA
- the trpC gene encoding indole-3-glycerol phosphate synthase TrpC codes for MSFIRQSHRSYEVTATQINPRQILAQIVQHKEQEIAQMRQQLTLGDLQRQLKAAPPVRDFLHALQNSPNYPSLIAEVKKASPSKGIIRQDFDPVEIATGYVRGGAACLSVLTDSKFFQGSFENLQNIRPTVAVPLLCKEFVIHPYQIYKARVAGADAVLLIAAILSDQKLQEFLYLIHSLGMNALVEVHTLAECDRVLKLADLRLMGINNRNLETFNVDLATTSQLMQERSQPLTSLGLTVVSESGLYSSADLAFVASAGVRSVLVGESLIKQPDVEQAVRSLLDNKTS; via the coding sequence ATTTCCTTTATTCGCCAATCCCACAGGAGTTATGAAGTGACTGCGACGCAGATAAATCCACGCCAGATTCTCGCCCAAATTGTTCAACACAAAGAGCAAGAAATAGCCCAAATGCGCCAGCAGTTGACGCTCGGAGATTTGCAACGTCAGTTAAAAGCTGCCCCTCCGGTGCGCGACTTTCTCCATGCTTTACAAAATAGTCCCAACTACCCCAGCTTAATTGCGGAAGTAAAAAAAGCATCTCCAAGTAAAGGCATAATTCGCCAAGACTTCGATCCGGTAGAAATTGCCACAGGTTATGTGCGTGGCGGCGCAGCTTGTTTATCGGTGCTTACTGATAGCAAATTTTTTCAAGGTAGCTTTGAAAATCTGCAAAACATCCGCCCTACTGTAGCAGTCCCGCTATTGTGCAAAGAATTTGTTATCCACCCATATCAAATTTATAAAGCGCGAGTAGCGGGCGCGGATGCGGTGCTTTTGATTGCAGCTATTTTAAGCGACCAAAAGCTGCAAGAATTTTTGTACTTAATTCATTCATTGGGGATGAATGCCTTAGTAGAAGTGCATACACTAGCCGAATGCGATCGCGTTTTAAAGCTTGCTGATTTGCGTTTAATGGGAATAAACAACCGAAACTTGGAAACCTTTAACGTTGATTTGGCAACAACTAGCCAGCTAATGCAAGAAAGATCCCAGCCTTTGACAAGCTTAGGTCTAACTGTTGTTAGTGAATCTGGTTTGTATTCGTCCGCAGATTTGGCTTTTGTCGCCTCTGCTGGGGTTCGGAGTGTATTAGTAGGTGAATCTTTGATCAAACAACCCGATGTTGAACAAGCGGTGCGGAGTTTGTTGGACAATAAAACAAGCTAA
- a CDS encoding alkaline phosphatase family protein, whose protein sequence is MQKTVVLNVVGLTPSLLGEHTPHLSRWAKNGQLANIKPVLPAVTCTAQATYLTGKLPDEHGIVGNGWYFRDECEVKFWKQSNKLVQAPKIWDMARSLDSSFTCANLFWWYNMYSSVDYAITPRPLYPADGRKIPDIYTQPGEMRSHITNDLGQFPLFNFWGPNTNITSSQWIADSAKWTEERYNPTLTLVYLPHLDYVLQRLGTKNSLIHQDLQEIDAICGDLIAYYEARNAQVIVLSEYGITDVSQPVHLNRVLRENGLLAVREELGRELLDPGASSAFAVADHQVAHIYVNDPSYIPKVRDILESTPGVAQVLEDEKTAYHLNHFRSGELVAIASSNSWFTYYYWLDDACAPDFASTVDIHRKPGYDPVELFIDPQIKVPQLKVGLKLLQKKLGFRYLMDVIPMDANLVRGSHGAINVSPQDQPIFITQKSNLLDVNTIAATDVCKLLIRHLTE, encoded by the coding sequence ATGCAAAAAACAGTTGTTTTAAATGTCGTTGGCTTAACCCCTAGCTTACTTGGAGAACACACCCCTCATTTATCCCGTTGGGCAAAAAATGGACAACTAGCCAATATTAAACCCGTACTCCCAGCAGTTACTTGTACAGCACAAGCAACTTATTTAACTGGCAAATTACCTGACGAACATGGCATTGTTGGGAATGGGTGGTACTTCCGCGATGAATGCGAAGTGAAATTTTGGAAACAATCAAATAAATTAGTCCAAGCGCCGAAAATTTGGGATATGGCCCGATCGCTCGATTCGTCTTTTACCTGTGCTAATTTGTTCTGGTGGTACAATATGTACTCCTCGGTAGATTACGCTATTACACCGCGCCCTTTATATCCCGCCGATGGTCGCAAAATTCCCGATATTTATACCCAACCTGGGGAAATGCGATCGCATATTACCAATGATTTAGGTCAATTTCCCTTATTTAACTTCTGGGGACCCAATACAAACATAACTTCTAGTCAGTGGATTGCAGATAGTGCTAAGTGGACGGAAGAACGTTACAATCCGACGCTAACTTTAGTTTATTTACCTCACTTAGATTACGTATTGCAGCGTCTTGGCACTAAAAACAGCTTAATTCACCAAGATTTGCAAGAAATTGACGCTATTTGTGGCGATTTGATTGCTTACTATGAAGCTCGAAATGCTCAAGTAATTGTACTATCAGAATATGGTATTACCGATGTTTCGCAACCAGTCCACCTAAATCGCGTGTTGCGAGAAAATGGTTTATTAGCAGTAAGAGAAGAATTAGGGCGCGAATTGCTCGATCCTGGTGCTAGTTCGGCTTTTGCGGTTGCCGATCATCAAGTTGCCCATATCTATGTAAATGACCCTAGTTATATACCCAAAGTCCGCGATATCTTAGAATCAACCCCCGGTGTGGCGCAGGTTCTAGAAGATGAAAAAACAGCTTATCATCTCAATCATTTTCGTTCTGGAGAATTGGTAGCGATCGCATCTTCAAATAGTTGGTTTACTTATTATTATTGGTTAGATGACGCTTGCGCTCCTGATTTTGCCTCTACTGTCGATATTCACCGCAAACCAGGCTACGATCCGGTGGAATTATTTATCGATCCACAAATCAAAGTTCCTCAACTTAAAGTTGGTTTAAAACTATTACAAAAAAAGCTAGGTTTTCGCTACTTAATGGATGTTATACCAATGGATGCTAATTTAGTACGTGGTTCTCATGGTGCTATTAATGTTTCCCCTCAAGATCAGCCAATATTTATTACTCAAAAGTCTAATTTGTTAGATGTAAATACTATTGCTGCCACCGATGTATGTAAGTTACTTATCCGGCATCTTACCGAATAA